The Malus sylvestris chromosome 12, drMalSylv7.2, whole genome shotgun sequence genome contains a region encoding:
- the LOC126593827 gene encoding KH domain-containing protein At3g08620 gives MSGLYNPNFSPARAASPQIRSTPDVDSQYLSELLAEHQKLGPFMQVLPICSRLLNQEILRVSGMMSNQGFGDFDRMRHRSPSPMASSNLISNVTGTGMGGWNGLPQERLGGPHGMTMDWQGAPASPSSYTVKRILRLEIPVDTYPNFNFVGRLLGPRGNSLKRVEATTGCRVYIRGKGSIKDPDKEEKLRGRPGYEHLNEPLHILIEADLPANVVDLRLRQAQEIIEELLKPVDESQDFIKRQQLRELALLNSNFREESPGPSGSVSPFNSSGMKRAKTGR, from the exons ATGTCAGGCTTGTATAATCCCAACTTCTCACCTGCCAGAGCTGCTTCTCCCCAGATTAGAAGCACCCCAGATGTTGACAG TCAGTACTTGTCGGAGTTGTTGGCAGAGCATCAAAAGCTTGGACCGTTCATGCAAGTTCTTCCGATATGCAGCCGCCTCTTGAATCAAG AGATTTTACGGGTTTCTGGAATGATGTCCAACCAAGGTTTTGGCGACTTTGACAGAATGCGACATAGAAGCCCTAGTCCAATGGCTTCTTCAAATCTTATATCAAATGTTACTGGGACGGGAATGGGTGGCTGGAATGGACTTCCTCAAGAG AGATTAGGTGGACCCCATGGGATGACGATGGACTGGCAAGGTGCACCCGCGAGCCCTAGTTCATACACTGTGAAGAGGATTTTACGTTTAGAAATCCCAGTAGATACTTACCCCAAT TTCAATTTTGTTGGGCGGCTTCTTGGACCGAGAGGTAATTCTCTGAAACGGGTTGAAGCTACGACAGGTTGTCGTGTATACATTAGGGGAAAAGGATCTATTAAGGACCCAGACAAG GAGGAGAAGCTCAGGGGAAGGCCAGGCTATGAGCACCTGAACGAACCACTCCACATCTTAATTGAAGCCGATTTACCTGCCAATGTGGTTGACTTAAGGCTGAGACAGGCGCAAGAAATCATAGAAGAATTGCTCAAACCTGTG GATGAATCACAAGATTTTATTAAGAGGCAGCAGTTGCGTGAGTTGGCTCTGCTAAACTCAAATTTCAGAGAAGAAAGTCCTGGACCAAGTGGTAGTGTATCTCCTTTCAATTCAAGCGGAATGAAGCGTGCAAAAACTGGCCGATGA
- the LOC126593831 gene encoding uncharacterized protein LOC126593831: MGLLLRSLAMLFIVICFSWLPDVSAQSSGGSARGLDALLQDYAYRAFVHPKTGVIFNGSVPLNLTGIQIAAMRLRSGSLYRRGVNMYKEFEIPKGVTERPYVERLVLVYQNLGNWSMVYYPLQGYSYLAPLIGLLAYDASNLSAKNLPELDIRASGDPIMIKFQDVKPTPAGTVARCVLFDLDGSINFSNVESGNMCSAVQQGHFSIAVKSIAPSPAPVSPSPTPAGESPNVAPVPSGRRKKKSNSKVWIIVGSVLGGLALLALLSFLVLWGKKYRERKNLQRMETAADVGEALQMTSVGDAKAPAATFTRTQPTIETEYVP, from the coding sequence ATGGGGCTTCTTCTTCGAAGTCTCGCGATGCTGTTCATTGTGATATGTTTCTCCTGGCTGCCTGATGTTTCTGCGCAATCCTCAGGAGGCTCAGCACGCGGTCTTGATGCGCTTCTGCAAGATTATGCTTACAGGGCTTTTGTTCATCCAAAGACGGGTGTTATATTTAATGGCAGTGTTCCCTTGAATTTGACTGGAATTCAGATTGCAGCTATGAGGCTGAGGAGTGGTAGCTTGTACAGAAGAGGTGTTAACATGTACAAAGAGTTTGAGATCCCTAAGGGTGTCACTGAGAGACCGTATGTGGAGAGGCTTGTTTTGGTGTACCAGAACCTGGGCAATTGGTCAATGGTGTATTACCCGTTACAGGGTTACTCTTACTTAGCTCCATTGATCGGTCTTCTTGCTTATGATGCTAGCAACCTATCAGCAAAAAATCTGCCAGAATTGGATATCAGGGCATCTGGTGATCCAATAATGATCAAATTCCAGGATGTGAAACCGACTCCTGCTGGGACAGTGGCACGGTgtgttttgtttgatttggATGGTTCAATCAATTTCAGCAATGTGGAATCAGGCAATATGTGTTCAGCAGTTCAACAAGGGCACTTCTCCATAGCGGTGAAGTCCATTGCTCCTTCTCCAGCACCAGTCTCTCCAAGTCCCACCCCTGCTGGTGAAAGTCCAAACGTGGCCCCAGTGCCTAGTGGTAGACGAAAGAAGAAGAGTAATTCGAAAGTGTGGATAATTGTTGGGTCTGTGCTGGGTGGTTTAGCATTGTTGGCATTGTTGTCGTTCTTAGTACTTTGGGGAAAAAAGTACAGGGAAAGGAAGAATTTGCAACGGATGGAGACGGCAGCAGATGTAGGAGAAGCCTTGCAAATGACCTCAGTTGGAGATGCAAAGGCACCTGCAGCAACATTTACGCGAACACAACCGACTATCGAGACTGAATATGTTCCTTGA
- the LOC126593828 gene encoding NADH dehydrogenase [ubiquinone] 1 alpha subcomplex subunit 1, with protein MSLVWMEALLPLGIIAGMLCVMGNAQYYIHKAAHGRPKHIGNDMWDVAMERRDKKLVEQAFAHIQN; from the exons ATGTCACTGGTATGGATGGAAGCGCTACTTCCGCTCGGAATCATTGCCGGAATGCTATGCGTCATGGGAAATGCTCAGTATTATATCCACAAAGCCGCCCATGGCCGG CCTAAGCACATTGGGAACGACATGTGGGACGTGGCGATGGAGAGAAGGGACAAGAAGCTCGTGGAGCAGGCGTTTGCCCATATCCAGAATTAG